Proteins encoded within one genomic window of Neorhizobium galegae bv. orientalis str. HAMBI 540:
- a CDS encoding NAD-dependent succinate-semialdehyde dehydrogenase — MRNLKLPSLFRQEGLIGGTWVGARSGKTVDVFDPASQEVIGTVPDMGGDDTRAAIEAAEKAYPAWKNRTHAERAALLETWYGLMIEHLEDLALMLTTEQGKPLDEARGEIRYGASFVKWFAEEARRIGGQTIPSPTPDRRIIVLKEPVGVCGIITPWNFPNAMITRKIAPALAAGCTVVVKPSEFTPYSALALGVLAEMAGIPAGVVNIVTGMPKEIGTEIMANTAVRKISFTGSTPVGSLLMRGAADSIKRLSLELGGNAPFIVFDDADIDLAIEGAIISKFRNGGQTCVCANRILVQAGVYDRFAEKLTARVNAMKVGPGTEPGVSIGPMINDAAIAKINRHVEDALAKGAMIVTAKADLPAGTQYTAPIVLTGATTDMQLASEETFGPVAPLFRFETEEEAIAIANGTPFGLAAYFYTESLKRAWRVGEALEFGMVGLNTGLISTEVAPFGGVKQSGLGREGSQLGIEEYLEVKTFHIGGLN, encoded by the coding sequence ATGCGGAATTTGAAGCTCCCCTCCCTGTTTCGGCAAGAAGGTCTGATCGGCGGCACCTGGGTCGGCGCCCGCTCCGGCAAGACCGTTGACGTCTTCGATCCGGCGAGCCAAGAGGTGATCGGCACCGTTCCCGACATGGGAGGCGATGACACACGCGCGGCGATCGAGGCTGCCGAGAAGGCCTATCCGGCCTGGAAGAACCGTACCCACGCAGAGCGCGCCGCCTTGCTTGAAACCTGGTACGGCCTGATGATCGAACATCTCGAAGATCTGGCGCTGATGCTGACCACCGAACAGGGCAAACCGCTCGACGAGGCGCGCGGTGAAATCCGTTACGGCGCCTCCTTCGTCAAGTGGTTTGCGGAAGAGGCACGCCGCATCGGCGGCCAGACCATTCCCTCGCCGACGCCAGACCGCCGCATCATCGTCCTGAAGGAGCCGGTCGGCGTCTGCGGCATCATCACGCCCTGGAATTTTCCGAACGCGATGATCACCCGCAAGATCGCGCCGGCGCTCGCCGCCGGCTGTACCGTCGTGGTGAAACCTTCGGAATTCACACCTTATTCGGCACTTGCACTCGGCGTTCTCGCGGAAATGGCCGGCATCCCTGCAGGTGTCGTCAACATCGTCACCGGCATGCCGAAGGAAATCGGCACCGAGATCATGGCCAACACTGCGGTGCGGAAGATCTCGTTCACCGGCTCCACGCCGGTCGGTTCGCTGCTGATGCGCGGTGCGGCCGACAGCATCAAGCGGCTGTCGCTGGAACTCGGCGGCAACGCCCCCTTTATCGTCTTCGACGATGCGGATATCGACCTTGCCATCGAAGGGGCAATCATCTCGAAATTCCGCAATGGCGGCCAGACCTGCGTCTGCGCCAACCGCATTCTCGTGCAGGCGGGCGTCTACGATCGTTTCGCCGAGAAGCTCACCGCCCGGGTGAATGCCATGAAGGTCGGCCCCGGAACCGAGCCAGGCGTTTCGATCGGCCCGATGATCAACGATGCCGCAATCGCCAAGATCAACCGCCATGTCGAGGATGCGCTCGCCAAAGGCGCGATGATCGTCACGGCCAAGGCCGATCTGCCGGCCGGTACCCAATACACGGCTCCGATCGTGCTGACCGGAGCCACAACCGACATGCAGCTTGCCAGCGAAGAGACGTTTGGCCCGGTCGCGCCGCTCTTCCGTTTCGAGACCGAGGAAGAAGCGATCGCCATTGCCAACGGTACGCCCTTTGGGCTCGCCGCCTATTTCTATACGGAAAGCCTCAAGCGGGCTTGGCGTGTCGGCGAGGCACTGGAATTCGGGATGGTCGGGCTCAATACCGGTCTGATCTCGACCGAGGTCGCCCCCTTCGGCGGCGTCAAGCAGTCGGGCCTCGGGCGCGAGGGTTCGCAGCTCGGGATCGAGGAATATCTGGAAGTGAAGACTTTCCATATCGGCGGGCTCAACTGA
- a CDS encoding NAD(P)/FAD-dependent oxidoreductase — MKYVSYWHDTAPRFTGAVEGPIEGHYDVAVVGGGFTGLGAARQLAIAGAKVIVLEAETVGFGASGRNGGHLNNGLAHSYLSAKQELGKERAIALYKALDASIDTLEAIIAEEGIDCNFRRAGKLKLASKPKHFEGLARNFEAVHAEVDPDTALLSPQDLAQEIGSPFHGAMLSKKSAMMHMGRYVVGLAEAAKRRGAIIAEKAMVTDVSKSGGRHVLKTAKGSVTADNVLMASGAYTTSNFGYFRRRIMAVGSFIIATRPLTEQEVASTMPGNRTCVNSMNIGNYWRLSPDNRLIFGGRARFSATSDQRSDVRSGAILRDSLTRIFPQLSHVEIDYCWGGLVDITKDRYPRAGFHDGLWYAMGYSGHGAQLATHLGMTIADAILGRPDRNPVKGLEWPAVPGHFGKPWFLPLVGLYYKMLDKVQ, encoded by the coding sequence ATGAAATATGTCTCCTACTGGCATGATACGGCGCCCCGTTTTACGGGCGCCGTGGAAGGGCCGATCGAAGGTCACTACGACGTTGCCGTGGTCGGCGGCGGCTTTACCGGGCTCGGCGCGGCGCGTCAGCTCGCCATCGCCGGCGCGAAGGTTATCGTGCTGGAGGCGGAGACGGTCGGCTTCGGAGCGTCCGGCCGTAACGGCGGCCACCTGAACAACGGCCTTGCCCACAGCTATCTTTCGGCCAAGCAGGAGCTCGGCAAGGAGCGCGCGATCGCGCTTTACAAGGCCCTCGACGCCTCGATCGACACGCTGGAAGCGATCATCGCCGAGGAAGGCATCGACTGCAACTTCCGCCGCGCCGGCAAACTGAAGCTTGCTTCCAAGCCGAAGCATTTCGAAGGGCTTGCCCGGAATTTCGAGGCGGTTCACGCGGAGGTCGATCCGGATACGGCGCTGCTGTCGCCCCAAGACCTCGCCCAAGAGATCGGTTCACCTTTCCACGGCGCCATGCTGTCGAAGAAGAGCGCCATGATGCATATGGGACGGTACGTGGTCGGCCTCGCCGAAGCGGCAAAAAGGCGCGGTGCCATCATCGCCGAGAAGGCGATGGTCACCGATGTTTCGAAATCGGGCGGCCGACATGTGCTGAAGACCGCCAAAGGCTCGGTCACGGCCGACAATGTCCTGATGGCAAGCGGCGCCTACACGACGTCGAATTTCGGTTATTTCCGCCGGCGGATCATGGCCGTCGGCAGTTTCATCATCGCCACGCGGCCGCTGACGGAGCAGGAAGTCGCCTCGACGATGCCGGGCAACCGCACCTGCGTCAACAGCATGAACATCGGCAACTACTGGCGCCTGTCGCCGGACAATCGGCTGATCTTCGGCGGCCGCGCTCGATTTTCGGCGACCTCCGACCAGCGTTCGGATGTCAGGAGCGGCGCAATTCTTCGCGATAGCCTGACCCGCATCTTTCCGCAGCTTTCCCATGTCGAGATCGACTATTGCTGGGGCGGCCTGGTGGACATCACCAAGGATCGTTACCCGCGGGCGGGCTTCCATGACGGGTTATGGTACGCGATGGGTTATTCCGGCCATGGTGCGCAGCTTGCAACCCATCTCGGCATGACGATCGCCGATGCGATCCTCGGCCGGCCTGACAGAAACCCCGTCAAGGGGCTCGAGTGGCCGGCAGTTCCGGGTCATTTCGGCAAGCCCTGGTTCCTGCCACTGGTCGGGCTTTATTACAAGATGCTCGACAAGGTCCAGTAA
- a CDS encoding haloacid dehalogenase type II — protein MTTFRPKYITFDCYGTLTNFQMAEAARDLYGDRLDEPRMVKFIKNFAAYRLDEILGDWKPYADVVHNALQRSCKANGVAFKDEDARMVYERVPTWGPHADVPAGLAKVAREIPLVILSNAMNDQIPSNVAKLGAPFHAVYTAEQANAYKPRFQAFEYMFDMLGCGPEDILHCSSSFRYDLMSAHDLGIKNKVWVNRGHEPANPFYGYVEISDISGLPGVVGL, from the coding sequence ATGACGACGTTCCGCCCGAAATACATCACCTTCGACTGCTACGGCACGCTGACCAACTTCCAAATGGCCGAAGCTGCGCGTGACCTCTATGGTGATCGTCTCGACGAGCCGCGCATGGTGAAGTTCATCAAGAATTTCGCAGCCTATCGGTTGGACGAGATCCTGGGCGACTGGAAACCTTATGCAGACGTCGTCCACAACGCGCTGCAGCGCAGCTGCAAGGCGAATGGCGTCGCTTTCAAGGATGAAGACGCCAGGATGGTCTATGAGCGCGTGCCGACATGGGGTCCCCATGCGGATGTTCCTGCCGGTCTTGCCAAGGTTGCCAGGGAAATACCGCTCGTCATCCTCTCGAACGCGATGAACGACCAGATCCCCTCAAACGTCGCCAAGCTCGGCGCGCCGTTCCACGCCGTTTACACGGCGGAACAGGCAAATGCCTACAAACCGCGCTTTCAGGCCTTCGAATACATGTTCGATATGCTCGGCTGCGGCCCGGAGGACATTCTGCATTGCTCGTCGTCCTTCCGCTACGACCTGATGTCGGCGCATGACCTCGGCATCAAGAATAAGGTCTGGGTCAACCGTGGTCACGAGCCGGCCAACCCCTTCTATGGCTATGTGGAAATCTCCGACATTTCCGGCTTGCCGGGCGTGGTCGGTCTCTAA
- a CDS encoding GNAT family N-acetyltransferase — translation MPVGDIETTPFGIEHLDRAIHLSREAGWPHRLQDWQVALHLSEGVVALDETGEVVGTALMTPYGDDCATINMVIVGANLRGRGVGRRLMDAVLGLGGERPLRLIATSDGLPLYEKLGFLKTGAVFQHQGTVGEVPAPTDTETAMAADLAEITAIDRDAFGVARSALIAKFAEIGEFAVIRRNGKIAGFACIRTFGRGEVIGPVVATDLEDAKSLVGHYMSRRAGAFLRVDTGDAGLAAWLAEHSLAHAGGGIAMARPVVARPATSTFTTFALANQALG, via the coding sequence ATGCCAGTCGGGGACATCGAAACCACACCTTTCGGCATCGAGCACCTGGATCGCGCCATCCACCTTTCGCGCGAAGCCGGCTGGCCGCACCGCCTGCAGGACTGGCAGGTCGCCCTGCATCTGAGCGAGGGCGTGGTCGCGTTGGACGAGACCGGCGAAGTAGTCGGCACGGCATTGATGACCCCCTACGGCGATGACTGCGCCACCATCAACATGGTAATCGTCGGCGCCAACCTGCGTGGCCGTGGCGTCGGACGCCGCCTGATGGACGCAGTCCTCGGACTTGGTGGCGAGCGGCCGCTTCGGCTGATCGCCACCTCCGATGGCCTGCCTCTCTACGAAAAGCTGGGTTTCCTGAAGACCGGCGCGGTTTTCCAGCATCAAGGCACCGTCGGCGAAGTGCCGGCGCCCACCGACACCGAGACCGCCATGGCTGCCGATCTGGCCGAAATTACCGCCATCGATCGCGACGCCTTTGGCGTCGCCCGTTCGGCGCTGATCGCAAAATTTGCCGAAATCGGCGAGTTCGCCGTGATCCGCCGCAATGGCAAGATCGCGGGGTTTGCCTGCATCAGGACGTTCGGTCGCGGCGAGGTCATCGGGCCCGTCGTCGCGACGGATCTCGAGGACGCCAAGTCGCTTGTCGGGCATTACATGAGCCGCAGGGCGGGTGCCTTCCTCAGGGTCGATACCGGCGATGCCGGCCTCGCCGCCTGGCTGGCGGAACATTCGCTCGCCCATGCGGGCGGCGGCATCGCAATGGCACGCCCGGTCGTGGCCCGGCCCGCCACCTCGACATTCACCACCTTTGCCCTGGCCAACCAAGCCCTCGGCTGA
- a CDS encoding aspartate aminotransferase family protein produces MLSNSLIELDRAHLVHPVASYRGHEKQGVRVLASGKGATVTDAQGHQLIDGFAGLWCVNAGYGHETIVEAAARQMRELPYATAYFGLGSEPAIRLAAELAERAPGDLDHVYFTLGGSDAIDSTIRFIRYYWIARGQPQRDQFISIEQGYHGSSTVGAGLTALPNFHAGFGIPFDWQHKIPSPYPYRNPVGEDPKSIIEASLAALRAKIEAVGADRVAAFYAEPIQGSGGVIVPPRGWMKAIRTLCKEYGILFVADEVITGFGRTGPLFACSEDDIVPDFMTTAKGLTSGYVPMGAVFMADHVYQVIADGAGASAVGHGYTYSAHPVSAAVGLEVLRLYEGGLLENGIKAGARLMAGLESLKSHPLVGDVRGRGMLAAIELVTDKAAKTPLPTEAAPARRVFDRAWDNGLVIRAFANGVIGYAPPLCCTEADIDAIIERTAKTLDQTLEDPDIRRAVKG; encoded by the coding sequence ATGCTCAGCAATTCCCTCATCGAACTCGATCGCGCCCATCTCGTTCATCCTGTCGCGTCCTATCGCGGCCATGAAAAGCAGGGCGTGCGGGTGCTCGCCTCGGGCAAGGGCGCGACCGTCACCGACGCGCAAGGGCACCAGCTGATAGACGGCTTTGCCGGCCTCTGGTGCGTCAATGCCGGTTACGGGCATGAGACGATCGTCGAGGCCGCGGCCCGTCAGATGCGGGAGCTTCCCTACGCGACCGCCTATTTCGGCCTCGGTTCCGAGCCGGCCATCCGGCTTGCCGCCGAGCTTGCCGAACGTGCGCCGGGCGATCTCGATCATGTCTACTTCACGCTCGGCGGCTCGGATGCCATCGACAGCACGATCCGCTTCATCCGTTATTACTGGATTGCCAGGGGGCAGCCGCAGCGCGATCAGTTCATCTCGATCGAGCAGGGTTATCACGGTTCCTCCACGGTTGGCGCAGGCCTGACGGCGCTGCCGAACTTCCATGCGGGTTTCGGCATTCCTTTCGACTGGCAGCACAAGATCCCGTCGCCTTATCCCTATCGCAACCCGGTCGGCGAGGACCCGAAATCGATCATCGAAGCCTCGCTTGCTGCGCTGAGAGCGAAGATCGAGGCGGTCGGCGCCGATCGCGTGGCGGCCTTCTATGCAGAGCCGATCCAGGGTTCCGGCGGCGTCATCGTTCCGCCCAGGGGCTGGATGAAGGCGATCCGCACCCTCTGCAAGGAATACGGCATCCTGTTCGTCGCCGACGAGGTGATTACCGGCTTCGGCCGCACCGGACCTTTGTTCGCCTGCAGCGAGGATGACATCGTCCCCGATTTCATGACGACGGCCAAGGGCCTGACCTCGGGTTATGTTCCGATGGGCGCCGTTTTCATGGCGGATCATGTCTACCAGGTGATCGCCGATGGCGCCGGTGCCTCGGCGGTCGGGCATGGTTACACTTATTCGGCTCACCCTGTCAGCGCGGCCGTGGGTCTGGAAGTGCTGAGGCTCTACGAAGGCGGGCTGCTCGAGAATGGCATCAAGGCCGGTGCGCGGCTTATGGCAGGTCTCGAAAGCCTAAAGTCCCACCCGCTGGTCGGCGATGTCCGGGGTCGCGGCATGCTGGCGGCCATCGAACTGGTGACGGATAAGGCAGCCAAGACGCCGCTTCCGACCGAAGCCGCGCCGGCCCGCCGGGTATTCGACCGCGCCTGGGACAACGGCCTGGTGATCCGGGCCTTCGCCAACGGCGTCATTGGGTACGCACCGCCGCTCTGCTGCACGGAGGCGGATATCGACGCGATTATCGAACGCACCGCAAAGACACTGGATCAGACCCTGGAGGATCCCGACATCCGCCGCGCGGTGAAGGGCTGA
- a CDS encoding HAD-IA family hydrolase, whose translation MTKALPEFKYMTFDVVGTLIDFESGLTSCLQDIAAEANVAIDSEEALSLYRAARYSGDADLFPDDLVRVYLAIAPRLGLPAEEAYGIRLRDSAKIWKAFPDSAAAMAELGRHYRLIAMTNARRWAFDYFAAALGNPFYAAFTADDTGTEKPDPAFFHKVFDFVAKDGADKSDILHVAQSQYHDIGVSRDLGMTNCWIQRRHAQPGYGGTIEPSQFTEPDYHFTSMAGLAEAVRTAHGS comes from the coding sequence TTGACGAAAGCTCTTCCGGAATTCAAGTACATGACCTTCGACGTGGTCGGCACGCTCATCGATTTCGAGAGCGGTCTGACGTCCTGCCTGCAGGACATCGCCGCCGAAGCCAATGTCGCCATCGACAGCGAAGAGGCGCTTTCTCTCTATCGTGCCGCCCGGTATTCCGGAGATGCCGATCTTTTCCCCGACGACTTGGTGCGCGTCTATCTTGCGATTGCGCCGAGGCTCGGACTGCCGGCGGAGGAGGCCTATGGCATTCGCCTGCGGGATTCCGCCAAGATCTGGAAGGCTTTCCCCGACAGTGCCGCGGCGATGGCAGAACTTGGCAGGCACTATCGCCTGATCGCCATGACCAATGCGCGCCGCTGGGCGTTCGACTATTTCGCAGCGGCGCTCGGCAATCCATTTTATGCCGCTTTCACCGCCGACGACACCGGTACGGAAAAGCCCGATCCGGCCTTCTTCCACAAGGTCTTCGACTTCGTTGCCAAGGATGGCGCCGACAAGAGTGACATCCTGCATGTCGCCCAGAGCCAGTATCACGACATTGGTGTTTCCCGCGATCTCGGGATGACGAATTGCTGGATCCAGCGTCGACATGCGCAGCCTGGCTACGGCGGCACGATCGAGCCGTCGCAGTTCACCGAACCCGACTATCATTTCACGTCCATGGCCGGATTGGCCGAAGCCGTGAGGACCGCGCACGGCAGCTGA
- a CDS encoding ABC transporter substrate-binding protein: MNDKITNWTTSDDAMIENAIRRGASRRELLTMMLAGGVALSAGGLTLGRASSAVAATPKSGGHLKAAGWSSSTADTLDPAKASLSTDYVRCCAIYNRLTFLDQGGTVQMELAESIKSGDAKVWTVKLRSGITFHDGKSLSAKDVVFSLKRHLDPAVGSKVNAIAKQITDVKDVDPLTVEITLANPNADLPTILSQHHFMIVQDGTTDFSKGIGTGAFKMETFQPGIKSIFTKNPNYFKAGGAHVDSFEFFAISDDNARVNALLSGDIHLAASIKPRSMKLVESQPGFVLSQTTSGNYTDLNIRLDLAPGDKADFAAGMKYLINRQQIQKSVLRGLAEIANDQPVSPASVYHNAELKPKAYDPDKAKFHFQKAGLLGQSIPMITSEAPTSAVEMATIVQQSGSEIGMKFDVQRVPSDGYWSNYWLKAPVHFGNINPRPTPDILFSLLYASNAPWNESQYKSEKFDNMLVEARGLLDEAKRKEIYGQMQVMISEEAGTVIPVYISNVDAISAKLKGLEANPLGGMMGYAFAEYVWLDA; this comes from the coding sequence ATGAACGACAAGATCACGAACTGGACCACGTCTGACGACGCGATGATCGAGAACGCCATCCGCCGGGGCGCAAGCCGCCGCGAACTGCTGACGATGATGTTGGCAGGTGGCGTTGCGCTTTCCGCAGGTGGTCTGACCCTCGGCCGCGCTTCCAGCGCGGTGGCGGCCACCCCGAAATCGGGCGGGCATTTGAAGGCGGCAGGCTGGTCGTCGTCGACCGCCGATACACTCGACCCGGCCAAGGCGTCGCTGTCGACCGACTACGTCCGCTGTTGCGCAATCTACAACCGCTTGACCTTCCTTGATCAGGGCGGCACCGTTCAGATGGAACTTGCCGAAAGCATCAAGAGCGGAGACGCCAAGGTCTGGACCGTCAAACTTCGCTCCGGCATCACCTTCCACGACGGCAAGTCGCTGTCGGCGAAAGACGTCGTCTTCTCGCTGAAGCGGCATCTCGATCCTGCCGTCGGCTCCAAGGTCAACGCGATCGCCAAGCAGATCACCGACGTCAAGGACGTCGATCCGCTGACGGTCGAGATTACCCTGGCCAACCCGAATGCCGACCTGCCGACCATCCTGTCGCAGCACCATTTCATGATTGTGCAGGACGGCACGACCGATTTTTCGAAGGGCATCGGTACCGGCGCGTTCAAGATGGAAACCTTCCAGCCGGGCATCAAATCGATCTTCACCAAGAACCCCAACTATTTCAAGGCAGGCGGCGCCCATGTCGATTCGTTCGAGTTCTTCGCCATCAGCGATGACAACGCACGCGTCAACGCTCTGCTTTCGGGAGACATCCATCTGGCTGCGTCGATCAAGCCGCGCTCGATGAAGCTGGTGGAAAGCCAGCCCGGCTTCGTGCTGTCGCAGACCACGTCGGGCAATTATACCGACCTCAACATCCGTCTCGATCTCGCCCCCGGCGACAAGGCCGATTTTGCGGCCGGCATGAAATATCTGATCAACCGGCAGCAGATTCAGAAATCGGTTTTGCGCGGCCTCGCCGAAATTGCAAACGACCAGCCGGTCTCCCCGGCCAGCGTCTATCATAATGCGGAACTGAAACCGAAAGCCTACGATCCGGACAAGGCGAAGTTCCATTTCCAGAAGGCCGGCCTGCTTGGCCAGTCCATCCCGATGATCACGTCGGAAGCGCCGACCTCGGCGGTAGAAATGGCGACGATCGTCCAGCAGTCGGGCTCGGAGATTGGCATGAAGTTCGACGTTCAGCGCGTTCCTTCCGACGGCTACTGGTCGAACTATTGGCTGAAGGCACCGGTTCACTTCGGCAACATCAATCCGCGGCCAACCCCGGACATCCTGTTTTCGCTTCTTTACGCCTCCAACGCACCGTGGAATGAAAGCCAGTACAAGTCGGAAAAATTCGATAATATGCTCGTCGAGGCGCGCGGTCTTCTCGACGAGGCCAAGCGCAAGGAAATCTATGGCCAGATGCAGGTGATGATTTCCGAGGAAGCCGGTACGGTCATCCCGGTCTACATTTCGAACGTGGATGCGATCTCGGCGAAATTGAAGGGCCTTGAAGCCAACCCGCTCGGCGGCATGATGGGTTACGCCTTTGCCGAATACGTCTGGCTCGACGCCTGA
- a CDS encoding ABC transporter permease, whose product MVPATSNFSGKETLLRTYVLGLITNRLGSSALTLLIVSFAVFFATAMLPGDTATILLGQAATPEAVAGLRAAMHLDEPAFLRFGRWLIGLLQGDLGTSYVNNLPVAQLIGARFVNTMRLAGIVTLFAVPLSLTLGITAAMFRGSVYDRIVTILTIGIISVPEFMIATSAVLLFSVYLKWLPALSFASDVTSFWQVLRIYAMPVITLTFVVSAQMIRMTRAAVIDTINTPYVEAAILKGASRWRAVLLHALPNAVGPIANAIALSLSYLVGGVIIVETIFNYPGVAKLMVDGVSTRDLPLIQSCAIIFCVGYLALITFADIVAILANPRVR is encoded by the coding sequence ATGGTGCCGGCTACATCGAACTTTTCAGGCAAGGAAACCCTATTGCGCACCTATGTCCTTGGACTCATCACGAACCGGCTCGGCAGTTCCGCCCTGACGCTGCTGATCGTGTCCTTCGCAGTCTTTTTCGCAACGGCAATGCTTCCGGGCGATACCGCCACGATCCTGCTCGGTCAGGCTGCGACGCCGGAAGCCGTTGCCGGCCTCAGGGCTGCAATGCATCTCGACGAACCTGCCTTCCTCCGTTTCGGGCGATGGCTCATCGGCCTGCTGCAAGGAGATCTAGGGACATCCTATGTCAATAATTTACCAGTCGCACAGCTGATCGGGGCGCGGTTCGTCAACACGATGCGGCTTGCCGGCATCGTCACTCTTTTTGCGGTTCCCCTGTCGCTGACGCTTGGCATCACCGCCGCGATGTTTCGCGGCTCGGTCTACGACCGCATCGTCACAATCCTGACGATCGGCATCATCTCAGTGCCCGAGTTCATGATCGCGACCTCGGCCGTGCTCCTGTTCTCCGTCTATCTCAAATGGTTGCCGGCGCTTTCTTTCGCCAGCGATGTCACGTCCTTCTGGCAGGTGCTGAGGATCTACGCCATGCCGGTCATCACGCTCACCTTCGTGGTCTCGGCCCAGATGATCCGCATGACCCGCGCTGCCGTCATCGATACGATCAACACGCCCTATGTGGAGGCCGCGATCCTCAAAGGGGCGTCACGCTGGCGTGCTGTCCTGCTACACGCGCTACCGAACGCGGTCGGCCCGATCGCCAATGCGATTGCGCTTTCGCTCTCCTACCTGGTCGGCGGCGTCATCATCGTCGAGACGATCTTCAACTATCCCGGCGTGGCGAAGCTGATGGTCGATGGCGTTTCCACCCGGGATCTCCCGCTGATCCAATCCTGCGCCATCATTTTCTGCGTCGGCTACCTCGCACTCATCACATTCGCCGACATTGTTGCAATCCTTGCCAATCCGAGGGTGCGCTGA
- a CDS encoding ABC transporter permease — translation MTMTTSTTLGRKVSYRFSWVGMIGFTIILFWAVIALLAPHIIPYPVGEIIDDDYFGPIGSKLLLGSDYLGRDMFSRIIMGARYTVGISLAAVCLACFSGAALGMAAAVIGGWFDTLLSRLLDALNSIPSKLSGLVVAAAVGSSLPVLIIMLAVIYTPGAYRFARSLAVNVNTMDYITVARTRGEGIPYIVFSEILPNITGPLLADFGIRFVFIVLLLSGLSFLGLGVQPPYADWGALVHENIGGLPFGAPAVIVPSLAIASLTISVNLLIDNLPKKIRDRSA, via the coding sequence CTGACCATGACCACATCCACGACACTGGGCCGCAAAGTGAGTTATCGTTTCAGCTGGGTTGGGATGATCGGCTTTACGATCATTCTCTTCTGGGCGGTCATCGCCCTTCTCGCGCCCCATATCATTCCGTATCCCGTTGGCGAGATCATCGACGACGACTATTTCGGCCCGATCGGCAGCAAACTGCTGCTCGGCTCCGACTATCTGGGCCGGGACATGTTCTCGCGCATCATCATGGGCGCCCGCTACACGGTCGGCATCTCGCTTGCCGCCGTCTGCCTCGCGTGTTTCAGCGGTGCGGCGCTCGGCATGGCGGCTGCCGTTATCGGTGGCTGGTTCGATACGCTGCTGAGCCGGTTGCTCGACGCGCTCAACTCAATTCCGAGCAAGCTTTCCGGTCTGGTCGTCGCTGCCGCTGTCGGGTCATCGCTTCCCGTGCTGATCATCATGCTCGCGGTGATCTACACCCCCGGCGCCTATCGGTTTGCGCGGTCGCTTGCCGTAAACGTCAATACGATGGATTACATCACGGTCGCCCGGACCCGTGGCGAGGGCATTCCTTATATCGTCTTTTCGGAAATCCTGCCGAACATCACGGGACCGCTGCTTGCCGATTTCGGCATCCGCTTCGTGTTCATCGTCCTCCTTCTCTCCGGGCTTTCCTTCCTCGGTCTCGGCGTCCAGCCGCCTTATGCGGATTGGGGAGCGCTGGTTCACGAAAATATCGGCGGCCTGCCATTCGGAGCGCCGGCCGTCATCGTTCCCTCGCTGGCGATTGCGAGCCTCACCATCAGCGTCAACCTGCTGATCGACAATCTGCCCAAGAAGATTCGCGATCGGAGTGCGTGA